The DNA window CCGCGGTCGTCTCCCGCACCCGACTGATCAAAGACTCCGACGCACTCGCCAAAGTGGACACCGAGCTCGCCGCCCACGTCGCGGGCTGGGGGTCGTTGTCGGCGGACAAAACCCGGACGGAGATCGACTACTGGGTCGACCGCTATGACCCGGCCGCGGTGCGGCGCAGCGAAGACCGCGTGCGCGGCTGCCATGTCGATATCCGTAAACCCGACGACGGCTCGGGGACTGCCGATATCGAGGCGCAGTTGTTGGCCACCGACGCCGAGGCTCTCGACCAGCGGTTGGAGGCGATGGCGGCCGCGGTGTGCGCCAACGACCCGCGCACCCTGGATCAGCGTCGCGCCGCCGCTCTGGCAGCCTTTGGCCACGGCGCAGAGAAACTGGTGTGCGCCTGCGGCAATCCCGACTGTGACGCCGCCGGGAAGCAAACCAGCGCTGTCGTCGTGCACGTCATCGCGCACGAAGACTCCCTGACCGATGACACTGCGGCCCAGTGGGACGGCAAAGAAGATCCCGCCCCCAACGCCAGGCCGCTAGGGGAAATGACCCTGCGAGAAGCACTGACCGATCGGCGGCCACCACCGACCGGGCCCGCGGCCACCCCACCGGCGGCGCTGATGAGTGGCGGCATGCTGCCCGCCCCGTTGTTGGCCGCCAAAATCGCGGGCACCGCGAAGATCGTGCCGATCCGCCACCCCGGGGATGCCGGACCACAGCCGCGCTACATCCCGACCGCGGTGTTGGCGACATTCATCCGGTGTCGGGATATTACGTGCCGATTCCCAGGCTGCGATGAACCCGCCCACCACTGCGATCTTGACCATACGATCGCCTACCCCGCCGGGCCTACCCAGGCCTCCAACCTCAAATGCCTGTGCCGAAAACACCACTTACTCAAAACGTTTGGCGGCTGGCGCGACAAACAGGCACCCGACGGCACCGTGGAATGGACCTCACCGAACGGGCAGACCTACACCACTCACCCCGGCAGCCGACTCCTCTTCCCCACCCTCTGTAAACCCACCGCACCCATCAACAAGGTCGAAGTACCCCATGCCGACCGGACCAACCGCGGCCTGAAAATGCCACGCCGCAAAACAACCCGAGCACAAGGTCGAACCGACCGAATCAACGACGAACGCCAACACAACGAAGCCGCCATCCAAACCGAAGCGGAGGAACGCTCCCGCAATCGGGAGCGGCGTGAAGCCTCCGGAAATGCCTGCGACGAAACCTATTTCCGATCCCGGCTGCGGCCGGCGGACGACCACCATCCGCCGCCATTTTGACGCAAGTCGACGGTCAGTTCTCCCTATAATCGCAGCTGTGCTGAATGCCGGTCAGCGGCGCGAGAGTTCGATTCTGACTCGTTCCACGAACGCATCGACCTCGTCTTCGTTATAGCCCCGCTTGCCGATCGGTGGTTTTGAGAATGCGACATCGTGAAGATCCGCTGCGGTGAGAGCGCCCAAAACGGTCCGATCTCGCAGCGTTGACTCCACGCGGTCGATAAACGCATCAACCTCGTCCTCGTTGTAGCCGCGTTTGAAAAGGCGCGGCTTGGAGAACGTCACGCTATGGACCTGCTCTGGGGTTAGGCGCTCACTCGCCGAATCGCTGCGACCATGAGCAGCGCGCGGTTGAGCGAGACGGCGTTCGAGATCCGCGATGCGCTTCTCGGGGGCGTCCTCGGCCACAAGCAGATAGTCCCACAGCACCGGTGCGGATCTCGGCGAATG is part of the Mycolicibacterium tusciae JS617 genome and encodes:
- a CDS encoding HNH endonuclease signature motif containing protein, coding for MFNHLVDTALGSRAPAAVGAWAWVENAACARRLSAMADELDAMLAADGSEEREQWCLDNWDVVAASVAAAQNVSLGVASHQLLIAHDLRRRLPRVAEVFAAGAITYRMVAAVVSRTRLIKDSDALAKVDTELAAHVAGWGSLSADKTRTEIDYWVDRYDPAAVRRSEDRVRGCHVDIRKPDDGSGTADIEAQLLATDAEALDQRLEAMAAAVCANDPRTLDQRRAAALAAFGHGAEKLVCACGNPDCDAAGKQTSAVVVHVIAHEDSLTDDTAAQWDGKEDPAPNARPLGEMTLREALTDRRPPPTGPAATPPAALMSGGMLPAPLLAAKIAGTAKIVPIRHPGDAGPQPRYIPTAVLATFIRCRDITCRFPGCDEPAHHCDLDHTIAYPAGPTQASNLKCLCRKHHLLKTFGGWRDKQAPDGTVEWTSPNGQTYTTHPGSRLLFPTLCKPTAPINKVEVPHADRTNRGLKMPRRKTTRAQGRTDRINDERQHNEAAIQTEAEERSRNRERREASGNACDETYFRSRLRPADDHHPPPF